Proteins encoded by one window of Ovis canadensis isolate MfBH-ARS-UI-01 breed Bighorn chromosome 14, ARS-UI_OviCan_v2, whole genome shotgun sequence:
- the LOC138419093 gene encoding large ribosomal subunit protein eL34-like: MVQRLTYRRRLSYNTASNKTRLSRTPGNRIVYLYTKKVGPKSACGVCPGRLRGVRAVRPKVLMRLSKTKKHVSRAYGGSMCAKCVRDRIKRAFLIEEQKIVVKVLKAQAQSQKAK; the protein is encoded by the coding sequence ATGGTGCAGCGTCTGACATACCGTCGTAGGCTATCCTACAATACAGCCTCTAACAAAACCAGGCTGTCCAGAACCCCTGGTAATAGAATTGTTTACCTTTATACCAAGAAGGTTGGACCAAAATCTGCATGTGGTGTGTGCCCAGGCCGACTTAGAGGGGTTCGTGCTGTGAGACCAAAAGTTCTCATGAGGTTGtctaaaacaaagaaacatgtCAGCCGAGCATATGGTGGTTCCATGTGTGCTAAATGTGTCCGCGACAGGATCAAGCGCGCTTTCCTTATTGAAGAGCAGAAGATCGTTGTGAAAGTATTGAAAGCACAAGCACAGAGTCAGAAagctaaataa